The proteins below are encoded in one region of Knoellia sp. S7-12:
- the acnA gene encoding aconitate hydratase AcnA, producing MTSTDSFKAHGELQVGDNAYDIYRLAAVEGSETLPYSLKVLLENLLRTEDGANITADHIRAIGNWDENADPDTEIQFTPARVIMQDFTGVPCVVDLATMREAVAELGGNPEKINPLAPAELVIDHSVIIDVFGRSDAFERNVEIEYERNNERYKFLRWGQTAFDDFKVVPPGTGIVHQVNIEHLARTVMTREVDGRTVAYPDTCVGTDSHTTMVNGLGVLGWGVGGIEAEAAMLGQPVSMLIPRVVGFKLSGSIPDGATATDVVLTITETLRKHGVVGKFVEFYGEGVSGVPLANRATIGNMSPEFGSTCAIFPIDDVTLDYLRLTGRSDESVALVEAYAKEQGMWLHSGPDQPEARYSERLELDLSTVVPSIAGPKRPQDRIALTDAKESFRKVLPTYVSHEEGDDGVASSFPASDPTPQGSPEGQNGGDKPADQGNGSDRPNKKVAITINGQQTEVDHGIVAIASITSCTNTSNPSVMMAAAMLAKNAVDKGLTVAPWVKTSMAPGSKVVSDYYEKAGMWPYLEKLGFHLVGYGCTTCIGNSGPIIDEVSQAVNDNDLAVVSVLSGNRNFEGRINPDVKMNYLASPPLVIAYALAGTMDFDFATDSLGKDKDGNDVYLKDLWPSPQDVENTIATSITKEMFTTDYADVFAGDERWQSLPTPEGNTFDWDADSTYVRKPPYFDGMKLETTPVTDIEGARVLAKLGDSVTTDHISPAGSIKGDSPAGVYLAEHGIERKDFNSYGSRRGNHEVMIRGTFANIRLKNLLLDGVEGGFTRTFIDTPEAKAGEQSTIYDASAAYQAAGTPLVILSGKEYGSGSSRDWAAKGTALLGVRAVIAESYERIHRSNLIGMGVIPLQYPAGQNADSLGLDGTETFSISGITALNDGTTPKTVKVSAVRDGGTPVEFDAVVRIDTPGEADYYRNGGILQYVLRSLVK from the coding sequence GTGACGAGCACTGACAGCTTCAAGGCACACGGCGAACTCCAGGTGGGCGACAACGCCTACGACATCTACCGGCTGGCAGCGGTCGAGGGCAGCGAAACCCTCCCCTACAGCCTCAAGGTTCTCCTCGAGAACCTGCTGCGGACCGAGGACGGCGCCAACATCACTGCCGACCACATCCGCGCCATCGGCAACTGGGATGAGAACGCCGATCCCGACACCGAGATCCAGTTCACGCCGGCGCGCGTGATCATGCAGGACTTCACCGGCGTCCCCTGTGTCGTCGACCTCGCCACCATGCGTGAGGCCGTCGCCGAGCTCGGTGGCAACCCGGAGAAGATCAACCCGCTCGCCCCGGCGGAGCTCGTCATCGACCACTCCGTCATCATCGACGTCTTCGGTCGCTCCGACGCCTTCGAGCGCAACGTCGAGATCGAGTACGAGCGCAACAACGAGCGCTACAAGTTCCTGCGCTGGGGCCAGACCGCCTTCGACGACTTCAAGGTCGTCCCCCCGGGCACCGGCATCGTCCACCAGGTCAACATCGAGCACCTCGCCCGCACGGTGATGACGCGCGAGGTCGATGGCCGCACGGTCGCCTACCCCGACACCTGCGTCGGCACCGACAGCCACACGACGATGGTCAACGGCCTCGGCGTCCTCGGCTGGGGCGTCGGCGGCATCGAGGCCGAGGCGGCCATGCTCGGTCAGCCCGTCTCGATGCTCATCCCGCGCGTCGTCGGCTTCAAGCTCTCGGGCTCGATCCCGGACGGTGCCACCGCGACCGACGTCGTCCTCACGATCACCGAGACCCTGCGCAAGCACGGCGTCGTCGGCAAGTTCGTCGAGTTCTATGGCGAAGGCGTTTCGGGTGTGCCGCTCGCCAACCGCGCCACCATCGGCAACATGAGCCCCGAGTTCGGTTCGACCTGCGCGATCTTCCCGATCGATGACGTCACGCTCGACTACCTGCGTCTCACGGGTCGGTCCGACGAGTCCGTCGCACTTGTCGAGGCCTACGCCAAGGAGCAGGGCATGTGGCTGCACTCCGGGCCCGACCAGCCCGAGGCGCGCTACTCCGAGCGTCTCGAGCTCGACCTGTCCACGGTCGTCCCGTCCATCGCCGGGCCCAAGCGCCCGCAGGACCGCATCGCGCTCACCGACGCCAAGGAGTCCTTCCGCAAGGTCCTCCCGACCTACGTCTCGCACGAAGAGGGCGACGATGGCGTGGCCTCGTCCTTCCCCGCCAGCGACCCGACTCCCCAGGGTTCGCCCGAAGGCCAGAACGGTGGCGACAAGCCGGCCGACCAGGGCAACGGCAGCGACCGCCCGAACAAGAAGGTCGCGATCACGATCAACGGTCAGCAGACCGAGGTCGACCACGGCATCGTCGCGATCGCCTCGATCACGTCGTGCACCAACACCTCGAACCCCTCGGTGATGATGGCCGCCGCCATGCTTGCCAAGAACGCCGTCGACAAGGGCCTCACGGTCGCCCCGTGGGTCAAGACGTCGATGGCACCGGGTTCCAAGGTCGTCTCGGACTACTACGAGAAGGCCGGCATGTGGCCCTACCTCGAGAAGCTCGGGTTCCACCTCGTCGGCTACGGCTGCACGACCTGTATCGGCAACTCGGGCCCGATCATCGACGAGGTGAGCCAGGCCGTGAACGACAACGACCTCGCCGTCGTCTCGGTGCTGTCAGGCAACCGCAACTTCGAGGGGCGCATCAACCCCGATGTGAAGATGAACTACCTCGCGTCGCCGCCGCTCGTCATCGCCTACGCCCTCGCCGGGACGATGGACTTCGACTTCGCCACGGACTCTCTTGGCAAGGACAAGGACGGCAACGACGTCTATTTGAAGGATCTGTGGCCGAGCCCGCAGGACGTCGAGAACACGATCGCCACGTCGATCACCAAGGAGATGTTCACGACCGACTACGCCGACGTCTTCGCCGGCGACGAGCGTTGGCAGAGCCTGCCCACGCCGGAGGGCAACACCTTCGACTGGGACGCCGACTCGACCTACGTCCGCAAGCCTCCGTACTTCGACGGCATGAAGTTGGAGACGACGCCGGTCACTGACATCGAGGGCGCGCGCGTGCTCGCCAAGCTCGGTGACTCGGTCACGACCGACCACATCAGCCCGGCCGGCTCGATCAAGGGCGACAGCCCCGCCGGGGTCTACCTCGCCGAGCACGGCATCGAGCGCAAGGACTTCAACTCCTACGGCTCGCGCCGCGGCAACCACGAGGTCATGATCCGTGGCACGTTCGCCAACATCCGCCTCAAGAACCTCCTGCTGGACGGTGTCGAGGGTGGCTTCACCCGGACCTTCATCGACACGCCTGAGGCCAAGGCCGGCGAGCAGTCGACGATCTACGACGCGTCGGCCGCCTACCAGGCTGCGGGCACCCCGCTCGTCATCCTGTCGGGCAAGGAGTACGGCTCGGGCAGCTCGCGTGACTGGGCCGCCAAGGGCACCGCACTTCTGGGTGTGCGCGCCGTCATTGCCGAGAGCTATGAGCGCATCCACCGCTCCAACCTCATTGGCATGGGCGTCATCCCGCTCCAGTACCCCGCAGGTCAGAACGCTGACTCGCTCGGTCTGGACGGCACCGAGACGTTCTCGATCTCGGGGATCACCGCACTCAACGACGGCACGACCCCCAAGACGGTCAAGGTCTCCGCGGTGCGCGATGGCGGCACCCCGGTCGAGTTTGATGCGGTTGTCCGCATCGACACCCCCGGTGAGGCGGACTACTACCGCAACGGCGGCATCCTTCAGTACGTCCTGCGGTCTCTCGTGAAGTAA
- a CDS encoding DinB family protein: MDSERSDLIESLRQHRHFLRFTTQDVTDDQARERTTVSELTLGGLIKHVSATEAEWARFIVEGPVDGPEIDWDSVDWSNPPPEAAAFMDSHRMTESETLAGLLADYEEVAARTDALIESLPDLGATQPLPPAPWFDDGAVRSARRSILHIIAETAQHSGHADIIREALDGQKTMG, encoded by the coding sequence ATGGACAGCGAACGCTCAGATCTGATCGAGTCCCTACGACAGCACCGCCACTTCCTGCGGTTCACCACCCAGGACGTCACCGATGACCAGGCGCGTGAGCGCACCACCGTCAGCGAATTGACCCTCGGTGGTCTCATCAAGCATGTGTCCGCCACCGAGGCCGAGTGGGCCCGGTTCATCGTCGAAGGGCCGGTCGATGGCCCCGAGATCGACTGGGACAGCGTCGACTGGAGCAACCCACCGCCCGAGGCTGCTGCGTTCATGGACTCCCACCGCATGACCGAGAGCGAGACCCTGGCCGGACTGCTCGCCGACTACGAGGAGGTTGCCGCGCGCACCGACGCCCTCATCGAGTCGCTCCCCGACCTCGGCGCCACCCAGCCGCTGCCGCCGGCGCCCTGGTTCGACGACGGCGCGGTGCGCAGCGCTCGGCGCTCGATCCTGCACATCATCGCCGAGACCGCGCAGCACTCGGGCCATGCCGACATCATCCGCGAGGCCCTCGACGGTCAGAAGACCATGGGCTGA
- the cobA gene encoding uroporphyrinogen-III C-methyltransferase: MGDLKAALPVVLDLTGRLVAVFGGGPVTGRRLRTFLDEGALVRLVSPWICEEVHDLMVEHPERVTWLQRDYAGPTDLDEAWLVHTATGDPDVDSTVSADAAGRRLWCIDATDSRGTAASIPARTQVSTPDGTVTVAVHAGGDPVLSTTVRDGIDLALRSGGLDLRRHRPRTSGWVALVGGGPGADGLLTARGHELLASADVVVVDRLAPRGVVSRLPESVRIIDVGKTPGHHPVPQDRINAILVEEAERGHGVVRLKGGDPYVLGRGGEERLACEAHGIPVEVVPGVTSAVSVPAAAGIPLTHRGVAKAFTVVSGHEQIPTLPPGSDHTLVLLMGVSTLRDSANSLVAEGRSSDCPVAIIERGFLPTQRVTIGTLGDIADVALFRGVESPAVVVVGDVVRLAHDPR; this comes from the coding sequence ATGGGAGATCTGAAGGCCGCTCTGCCGGTCGTCCTGGACCTGACCGGCCGACTCGTCGCCGTCTTCGGTGGCGGGCCGGTGACGGGGCGGCGCCTTCGGACGTTCCTGGACGAGGGAGCCCTCGTGCGGCTCGTGTCCCCCTGGATCTGCGAAGAGGTCCACGACCTCATGGTGGAGCACCCTGAGCGCGTGACCTGGCTCCAGCGCGACTACGCCGGCCCCACGGACCTCGACGAAGCCTGGCTCGTCCACACCGCCACGGGCGACCCCGACGTCGACAGCACTGTCAGCGCCGACGCCGCAGGGCGTCGCCTGTGGTGCATTGATGCGACGGACTCGCGTGGCACCGCTGCGAGCATCCCCGCCCGGACACAGGTCAGCACTCCCGACGGCACGGTCACCGTGGCCGTCCACGCCGGGGGCGACCCCGTCCTCTCGACGACTGTGCGCGACGGAATCGACCTGGCGTTGCGCAGCGGAGGCCTCGACCTCCGTCGTCACCGCCCGCGCACCTCCGGATGGGTCGCACTCGTGGGCGGCGGTCCCGGCGCAGACGGCCTGCTGACGGCTCGCGGCCACGAACTCCTTGCCAGCGCCGACGTCGTCGTCGTCGACCGCCTCGCTCCGCGCGGTGTCGTGTCGCGACTCCCGGAGTCGGTGCGGATCATCGACGTGGGCAAGACCCCCGGCCACCACCCCGTCCCCCAGGACCGCATCAACGCGATCCTCGTCGAGGAGGCGGAGCGCGGCCATGGAGTCGTCCGCCTCAAGGGTGGCGACCCCTATGTCCTCGGCCGCGGAGGTGAGGAGCGCCTTGCGTGCGAGGCACACGGCATACCCGTGGAGGTCGTTCCGGGCGTGACGAGCGCGGTTTCCGTGCCCGCCGCAGCCGGCATCCCCCTCACCCACCGCGGCGTCGCCAAGGCGTTCACCGTGGTCTCGGGTCACGAGCAGATCCCGACGCTCCCACCCGGCTCGGACCACACGCTCGTGCTGCTCATGGGTGTCTCCACGCTCCGTGACAGCGCGAACTCCCTTGTGGCAGAGGGTCGCTCATCAGATTGCCCTGTGGCCATCATCGAACGTGGCTTCCTCCCAACCCAGCGGGTGACGATCGGCACGCTGGGCGACATTGCGGACGTGGCGCTCTTCCGGGGAGTCGAGTCGCCAGCCGTCGTCGTCGTCGGCGACGTCGTCCGCCTCGCACACGACCCCCGCTGA
- the cysD gene encoding sulfate adenylyltransferase subunit CysD, which translates to MSASTIEQDTPAGVGPTAPGSDTHVLSQLDALEAEAILIIREVVGELERPVLLFSGGKDSVVMLHLATKAFWPAPIPFPVLHVDTGHNFPEVLAYRDETVERLGLRLEVASVQDYLDDGRLRERADGLRNALQTVPLLDAINEHRFDGVFGGGRRDEEKARAKERIVSLRDEFGQWDPKNQRPELWNLFNPRHRPGEHVRAFPISNWTEVDVWKYIDREDIPLAPLYYAHEREVFSRDGMWLAVGPYSQPRDDEPVETRLVRYRTVGDMSCTGAVESPALTNAEIVVEVAASTLTERGATRADDRVSEAAMEDRKKEGYF; encoded by the coding sequence ATGAGCGCATCCACGATCGAACAAGACACCCCGGCCGGCGTGGGGCCCACGGCGCCCGGCTCCGACACGCACGTCCTGAGTCAGCTCGATGCCCTCGAGGCCGAGGCGATCCTCATCATCCGCGAGGTCGTCGGCGAGCTCGAACGCCCCGTGCTGCTCTTCAGCGGCGGCAAGGACTCCGTCGTCATGCTGCACCTGGCGACGAAAGCCTTCTGGCCCGCACCCATTCCGTTCCCCGTGTTGCACGTCGACACGGGGCACAACTTCCCCGAGGTGCTCGCATACCGCGACGAGACGGTCGAGCGCCTCGGGCTGCGGCTCGAGGTGGCGAGCGTGCAGGACTACCTCGACGACGGACGACTGCGTGAGCGGGCCGACGGTCTGCGCAACGCCCTCCAGACCGTGCCGCTGCTGGACGCGATCAACGAGCATCGCTTCGACGGTGTCTTCGGTGGCGGACGGCGCGACGAGGAGAAGGCCCGCGCCAAGGAGCGGATCGTCTCTCTCCGTGACGAATTCGGCCAGTGGGACCCCAAGAACCAGCGGCCCGAGTTGTGGAACCTCTTCAACCCGCGGCACCGGCCGGGCGAGCACGTGCGCGCGTTCCCGATCAGCAACTGGACCGAGGTCGACGTCTGGAAGTACATCGACCGCGAGGACATTCCGCTGGCCCCGCTCTATTACGCCCACGAGCGCGAGGTCTTCAGCCGCGACGGCATGTGGCTCGCGGTCGGCCCCTACAGCCAGCCACGCGACGACGAGCCGGTCGAGACGCGCCTCGTGCGCTACCGGACCGTCGGTGACATGTCATGCACCGGCGCCGTCGAGTCACCGGCGCTCACGAACGCCGAGATCGTCGTCGAGGTGGCCGCCTCGACCTTGACCGAACGCGGTGCCACGCGCGCCGACGACCGGGTCTCCGAGGCCGCAATGGAAGACCGCAAGAAGGAGGGCTACTTCTGA
- a CDS encoding GTP-binding protein has translation MATATAAPTTAVTSAPATTGTLLRLSTAGSVDDGKSTLVGRLLHDTKSVLSDQLAAVERVSRDRGLTGADLALLTDGLRAEREQGITIDVAYRYFATARRSFVLADCPGHVQYTRNTVTGSSTADVVILLVDARKGVLEQTRRHLAVTALLRVPHVIVAVNKIDLVNFSQEVYERVNAEVQAVARELGVEEATAIPVSALDGDNVASRSTRTPWYGGPSLLELLEALPPADDPGHEAFRLPVQLVIRPQGAAVDLAHRDYRGYAGQVASGVVRVGDEVVALPSGRRSTVTGIDLGERSLDEAFALQSVTLRLADEIDISRGDVLASVVGAPEPTQDIKAVVCWLGDAPLRPGQRLLLKHGSRTVQSAVRTIDGVLDLDDLHSVPSDILSLNDIGLVTLRLANPVPVENYSTSRRGGSFLLIDAHDGRTVAAGMVGSTLPTGADAPTQPEGDEAWEI, from the coding sequence ATGGCCACCGCGACCGCTGCCCCCACCACCGCCGTCACCTCGGCTCCGGCCACCACGGGGACCCTGCTCCGCCTCTCGACTGCTGGCTCCGTCGACGATGGCAAATCCACCCTCGTCGGCCGCCTGCTCCACGACACGAAGTCCGTCCTGTCCGACCAGCTCGCGGCCGTCGAGCGTGTCTCGCGCGACCGTGGGCTCACAGGCGCAGACCTCGCCCTCCTCACCGACGGCCTGCGCGCCGAACGCGAGCAGGGCATCACGATCGACGTGGCCTACCGCTACTTCGCGACGGCCAGGCGCTCCTTCGTGCTCGCCGACTGCCCCGGCCACGTCCAGTACACACGGAACACCGTGACCGGTAGCTCGACGGCCGACGTCGTCATCCTCCTCGTCGATGCGCGCAAGGGCGTGCTCGAGCAGACCCGCCGCCACCTCGCCGTCACCGCTCTGCTCCGCGTGCCTCACGTGATCGTGGCCGTCAACAAGATCGACCTCGTTAACTTCTCGCAGGAGGTCTACGAACGGGTCAACGCCGAGGTGCAGGCCGTCGCCCGCGAACTCGGCGTCGAGGAGGCCACCGCCATCCCGGTGAGTGCCCTCGATGGCGACAACGTGGCCAGCCGGTCGACTCGCACGCCGTGGTACGGCGGGCCGAGCCTCCTCGAGTTGCTCGAAGCGCTGCCGCCTGCGGATGACCCGGGGCACGAGGCCTTCCGACTGCCCGTCCAACTCGTCATCCGCCCGCAGGGTGCAGCGGTCGACCTGGCCCATCGCGACTACCGGGGGTATGCCGGCCAGGTCGCGTCGGGTGTCGTGCGCGTCGGTGACGAGGTCGTGGCGCTCCCGTCAGGTCGCCGCTCGACGGTCACCGGGATCGACCTGGGCGAGCGATCACTCGATGAGGCGTTCGCGCTGCAGTCGGTCACCCTGCGCCTCGCCGACGAGATCGACATCTCCCGGGGTGACGTCCTCGCCTCGGTGGTCGGCGCCCCCGAGCCCACCCAGGACATCAAGGCTGTCGTGTGCTGGCTCGGCGATGCACCCCTGCGTCCCGGCCAGCGGCTCCTGCTCAAGCACGGTTCGCGCACGGTGCAGTCCGCGGTCCGCACGATCGACGGTGTCCTTGACCTCGACGACCTGCATTCCGTCCCCTCGGACATCCTGTCGCTCAACGACATCGGCCTCGTGACCCTCCGCCTGGCGAACCCGGTGCCGGTCGAGAACTACTCGACCTCACGCCGGGGCGGGTCCTTCCTCCTCATCGATGCCCACGACGGCCGCACCGTGGCAGCGGGCATGGTCGGCTCGACGTTGCCGACCGGAGCCGATGCGCCGACCCAGCCCGAGGGTGATGAGGCATGGGAGATCTGA
- a CDS encoding nitrite/sulfite reductase has protein sequence MTSVASGSRALRPPRTGRSNGQWAVDGREPLNPNETFKAEDNGLNVRERIETIYARDGFDAIPGDDLHGRFRWWGLYTQRKPGIDGGRTASLEPHELEDKFFMLRVRTDGQVLSPDQLRVLGGISTDFARESADISDRQNIQYHWIAIENVPEIWSRLEAVGLQTTEACGDTPRSFLGSPVAGIAADEIIDPTALIKVITDRWLGDPELSNLPRKFKTAITGHPSQDVVHEINDISLVGVVHPELGPGFDLWVGGALSTAPRLAERLGVFVSEADAPDVWHGVISIFRDYGYRRMRTKARLKFLLAEWGPEKFRHVLETEYLGRALPDGPAPAPATGPGDHIGVHPQKDGRFYVGAAPIVGRVSGTILTRLGDLVERLGGDGVRLTAHQKLVVLGIPKDGVDELVAGLEELGLTATPSPFRRTTMACTGIEYCKLAIVDTKDTATAVIAELEQRLAGIELDTPISLHVNGCPNSCARIQTADIGLKGLITTNDAGDQVPGFQVHLGGGLASPERDEAGLGRTVRGLKVASTDLADYVERITRRFLTQRTDSESFATWAHRVTDEELT, from the coding sequence ATGACGAGCGTCGCCTCCGGTAGTCGCGCCCTGCGGCCGCCGCGCACCGGCCGGTCCAACGGTCAGTGGGCGGTCGACGGCCGTGAGCCGCTCAACCCCAACGAGACGTTCAAGGCGGAGGACAACGGCCTCAACGTCCGCGAGCGGATCGAGACGATCTATGCGCGCGACGGTTTCGACGCCATCCCCGGCGACGACCTCCACGGCCGGTTCCGCTGGTGGGGCCTCTACACGCAGCGCAAGCCCGGCATCGATGGTGGACGCACTGCCTCGCTCGAACCGCATGAGCTCGAGGACAAGTTCTTCATGCTCCGCGTCCGCACCGACGGTCAGGTCCTCTCCCCCGACCAGCTTCGCGTCCTGGGTGGCATCTCCACCGACTTCGCTCGCGAGAGCGCCGACATCAGCGACCGTCAGAACATTCAGTACCACTGGATCGCGATCGAGAACGTCCCCGAGATCTGGAGTCGCCTCGAGGCCGTCGGCCTGCAGACGACCGAGGCCTGCGGTGACACCCCGCGCTCGTTCCTCGGCAGTCCCGTCGCCGGCATCGCTGCCGACGAGATCATCGACCCCACCGCGCTCATCAAGGTCATCACCGATCGCTGGCTCGGTGATCCCGAGTTGTCCAACCTGCCGCGCAAGTTCAAGACGGCGATCACCGGACACCCGAGCCAGGACGTCGTCCACGAGATCAACGACATCTCCTTGGTGGGTGTCGTCCACCCCGAGCTCGGGCCCGGCTTCGACCTCTGGGTCGGTGGGGCCCTCTCGACCGCGCCCCGGCTCGCCGAACGGCTCGGCGTGTTCGTGTCCGAGGCCGACGCCCCCGACGTGTGGCATGGCGTCATCTCGATCTTCCGCGACTACGGCTACCGGCGGATGCGCACCAAGGCCCGTCTGAAGTTCCTCCTCGCTGAGTGGGGACCCGAGAAGTTCCGCCACGTCCTCGAGACCGAGTACCTCGGACGCGCCCTGCCCGACGGTCCGGCGCCCGCCCCCGCCACGGGACCCGGCGACCACATCGGCGTGCACCCACAGAAGGACGGCCGCTTCTATGTCGGCGCCGCGCCGATCGTCGGCCGAGTCAGCGGCACCATCCTCACCCGCCTCGGTGACCTCGTCGAGCGCCTTGGTGGCGACGGTGTGCGCCTCACCGCGCACCAGAAGCTCGTCGTCCTCGGCATCCCCAAGGACGGAGTCGACGAGCTCGTCGCCGGCCTCGAGGAACTCGGGCTCACCGCCACACCCAGCCCGTTCCGTCGCACGACGATGGCCTGCACCGGCATCGAGTACTGCAAGCTCGCGATCGTCGACACCAAGGACACCGCGACGGCCGTCATTGCCGAGCTCGAGCAGCGCCTAGCCGGCATCGAGCTCGACACACCGATCTCCTTGCACGTCAACGGTTGCCCGAACTCGTGCGCCCGCATCCAGACCGCCGACATCGGGCTCAAGGGCCTCATCACGACCAACGACGCGGGCGACCAGGTCCCCGGTTTCCAGGTCCACCTCGGTGGTGGGCTGGCCTCCCCCGAGCGGGACGAGGCAGGTCTGGGTCGCACGGTGCGCGGCCTCAAGGTCGCGTCAACCGATCTCGCTGACTACGTCGAACGCATCACCCGCCGCTTCCTGACGCAGCGGACCGACAGCGAGTCCTTCGCCACCTGGGCACACCGAGTCACGGACGAGGAGCTGACATGA
- a CDS encoding phosphoadenylyl-sulfate reductase, with protein sequence MSTLTRRSTKRSEEELRALALQGSQLDDTDAAGVARWAAENFPGSLAVACSMAEGVLPHLISQHSPGVDVLFLETGYHFSDTLGTRARVADELDVNVVDVLPELTVAEQDAKFGARLYERDPASCCAMRKVEPLGRTLAGYEAWVTGVRRDEAPTRTTTPLVTFDEKHGLVKINPLVTWSLDDVTDYALDNGVPINLLLTDGYPSIGCEPCTMRVAPGEDPRSGRWSGLSKTECGIHT encoded by the coding sequence ATGAGCACCCTGACCAGACGCAGCACCAAGCGCAGCGAAGAGGAACTGCGTGCCCTTGCTCTCCAGGGCTCACAGCTCGACGACACCGACGCCGCCGGTGTCGCACGCTGGGCCGCCGAGAACTTCCCCGGGAGCCTCGCCGTCGCCTGCAGCATGGCCGAAGGCGTTCTCCCCCACCTGATCTCACAACACTCCCCCGGCGTCGACGTCCTGTTCCTGGAGACCGGCTACCACTTCTCCGACACCCTCGGCACACGCGCCCGGGTCGCCGACGAACTGGACGTCAACGTCGTCGACGTGCTCCCCGAGCTGACCGTCGCCGAGCAGGACGCGAAGTTCGGGGCTCGCTTGTATGAGCGCGACCCGGCGTCCTGCTGCGCGATGCGCAAGGTGGAGCCGCTCGGCCGCACGCTCGCGGGCTACGAGGCCTGGGTGACCGGCGTGCGCCGCGACGAAGCGCCGACCCGGACCACGACACCCCTCGTCACGTTCGACGAGAAGCACGGGCTCGTGAAGATCAACCCCCTCGTCACGTGGTCGCTCGACGACGTCACCGACTACGCGCTCGACAACGGCGTACCCATCAATCTCCTTCTCACCGACGGTTATCCGTCGATCGGCTGCGAGCCGTGCACCATGCGCGTCGCACCCGGCGAGGACCCTCGATCCGGTCGTTGGTCCGGACTCTCAAAGACCGAATGCGGGATCCACACATGA